The genomic DNA CCAACCACCACAAACCCAGGGTGGCTTGCCCAATTACAGCAACACTGTTGGCCAATATGACGCCATAAATAACCAATGTATTTAATTTAATAACAGCTAAAGTTAAAGTAATTTGTTAAGAGAGCTTTCACTTTGGTGAAAACCAAACTAAACTGAAATTATATTTGAAAAAAACAGGAACAAACTATGAAAAAGCAACAAGGTTTTACACTTATCGAATTGATCATGGTAATCGTGATCTTAGGCATTTTATCGGCATTTGCATTGCCTCGTTTTGCTGATTTAGGTGGCCAAGCTGAGCAAGCGTCCATCGAAGGAGTCGCCGGTGCTATAAAATCTGGTAGTGCTATTTCTCATGCTACTTGTTTAGCAGACAATAATTGCAACTCAAATACAGCAACTGGTGAAACCGTAACTCTCGAAGGTAGAACATTAAGTCTAGTTTACGGTTATCCCGATGCTTCTGATTTGGTCGACTCAGTTGCACTGGATGGATTTTCTAATGCTGTTGTCGTTACAAGAACTACAGAAGTGGTAGGTTCAACTACAGCAGTCCCAGCTGAGACTATTATCGTATCAAATGTTTCTACAGGGACTCCATGTGCTAAGTTTGTTGAAGCTTTCGATAACGACAATACTGCTACGGTTTCAATAGTTGCACCAGTTATTACAGTTGCAACCTTTACAGACAATGGAACCGCCGGAACGATTGACGCTGGCGATACTTGTAGCTAATCTTCGAAAATATTAAATGGGGGTATAATTTTACCCCCTATTTACCTATGCAGAAAAAGAATGGTTTTACACTAGTTGAACTAGTTATTGTTTTAGTCCTTCTCGGAATACTTTCTGCCGTCACCATTCCCCGTTTTTTCAACAAAACAACTTTTCAAGACTCTTTCGATCGTTCACAATTTTCCAACGCTCTAGCTTGGGTTCGCAACCGAAGCATTACTTCCCAATGTACACATGAAGTTCGCGTATCCACTTCCGGTTGGACTACTTTTAGA from Reinekea marina includes the following:
- a CDS encoding type II secretion system protein, translating into MKKQQGFTLIELIMVIVILGILSAFALPRFADLGGQAEQASIEGVAGAIKSGSAISHATCLADNNCNSNTATGETVTLEGRTLSLVYGYPDASDLVDSVALDGFSNAVVVTRTTEVVGSTTAVPAETIIVSNVSTGTPCAKFVEAFDNDNTATVSIVAPVITVATFTDNGTAGTIDAGDTCS